The Novipirellula galeiformis genome includes the window TGCGGCAATCAATTCGTTGATCGTCTTCATTTTGCCCGCCGTTTCAACGACCAACAATTGGCTGCCCCGGGCCAAGGGAATCGCCCGTCCGTAACCGCTCAAGTAGGGTTTTACCTCTTGCAAAACGGCTTCAATCGGACGTCCGGCTAACGGAAATTGCACGCTCACAATTTCAAATCGTCCGCGTTCGTCCAATTGCTCTTGGGAAACTCGCGGCAGCAATTCCAACGGGATCGAATCGTTCAACTCCATCACGACCAACATCTTTTCACGGCGCACCAACGTGAACCCACGCGTCATCAGTACGCTGTTGAGCAGATCGATTCCTTCGCGCGCCGAATAGGAGCGTGAATCGCTGTAGGTAAATGTTCCCGCAGGCGTGCGGTCCATCACCAGGGTGAGATCCTGCTGCGCGGCGAACCAATTCAGCACATCGTCCCATTTCATCTCGCGAAACTGAAACATCAGCCTTTCGGTCGGTGCCGAAGCTGTGAATTGTGCCCGTTGTTGGTCGGTAAGCAACGCCAAGATTTGTTGCCGAAAGTCAGTTTCGACCGCTTTCTTTTCCGCGTCCACTTGGGTGGCCGCAAGTCCTTCGGCTCGCTTCAAGAGCAAGTTCTGAATCTGAGCGCGCTGGGCATCATCCAAGCTTAGACGTTCAGCCACCTCGGGATGGGCCAACCGCGATAGATCAGCGTCCTGGGCCGCAACGTTTTCTGCAGCGTGAATCGCAAAAATGGAAGTCAATAACCACGCGTAACGCATCGCGGTCAAACGGCCAGTCAACATCGACAGGACTCGAATAAAGATGGGGAAGGAGGCGGGGAGTGGTGACCGGGCACAAAGAGGGGTGCGCGAGCGACCAATCGGTTCGAACCGCCCAGTATAGTTGGAATCGAGCCTTTCGCCATGCATTAGTTTGCCGGTTCTAAGATGCCTCGGGCCGCTCGGATGGTTTTCTGACTCGATTCACCCGCCATCAAACAACGGAATTCGCGCTGCGGAGTGCCGCTCGCAACCAAGCGTTTTTTGGGAAATGCCATCCCTGGTTGGGGGGGGGCGGCGGATTACCAAAGACCGAGAATGGTGAGCGATCCGAATCAAGATGGGGTACACTACCCCGCTTGGATTCACCCCTAATGAGTTTTCAACTGAATGAAAAAGGAAAGATTGATGCGTCCGATCCTGCTTCCCCCTTCACTCGCGGTGTTACCCCGTGCTGTGATGCGAGCGTTGATGTTGCTGAGTTGCACGGTGATCGCCGTGGCGTTGCCGCAAGCGAAGGCCGCAGCCTCCACATACGATGTCGTGGTTTATGGCGGCACCTCGGCCGGGATTGCCGCAGCGGTCCAGGTTCGGCGGATGGGCGGAACGGTGGTGGTGATTGAACCGTCGCGTCGGATCGGCGGACTAACCACCGGTGGGTTGGGAGCGACCGACATTGGAAACAAAGCCGCGATCGGTGGGATCGCTCACGAATTCTACCGCCGCATCCGCCAGCACTATGACAATCCAGCAAGTTGGCGGCAGCAAGAGCGCGAGCAATTTTTTGCCAGTGGTCACTCTCGCAGCTCCGCCCAAGAAACGGCGATGTGGAACTTTGAACCGCACGTCGCGCTGGCGATCATGCAAGCTTGGGTACGTGAGCATGAAATCCCTGTGGTCTACCACCAGCGACTCGATCGCGGCGGCCAATCCCAACCGGGCCAACCGTCCCGCGGCGTGCAGCTCGACGGCCCGCGGATCGTGGCGATCACGATGGAAAGCGGCGATGTCTATCGCGGCCGAATGTTTCTTGACGCCACCTACGAAGGCGACTTGCTCGCGGCTGCTGGGGTCGACTACACCATCGGCCGAGAGAGCAACGACCGCTATAAAGAAACGCTCAGCGGCGTCCAGACTCGTTATGCCAAGTATCACCAATTGCTTCCTGGGGTCGATCCCTACGTGATCGCGGGGGATGCGAAAAGTGGTTTACTGCCCGGCATTGACCGCGATGGACCCGGGACCGAAGGCAGCGGCGATGCCCGTGTTCAAGCTTATTGTTTTCGTATGTGCTTGACCGACGATCCGGAAAACCGCATCCCGTTTTTTAAGCCCGACCATTACGACGCGGCACAGTACGAATTAATGCTGCGGAATTTCGAGGCGGGAGAGCGGGGGATGCCGTGGATCAATTCCGGCATGCCCAACCGTAAAACCGACACCAACAACCGTACTGGATTTTCGACCGACTTCATCGGTCAGAACTACGACTATCCCGAAGCGAGTTACGAGGAACGTGACCAAATCGTTGCCGCACACCGACTCTATCAACAAGGTCTGATGTGGACGTTGGCCAATCATTCACGCGTCCCCGATCACATCCGCAACGAGGTCGCTCGGTGGGGAACGTGTCGTGATGAATTTGAACGCGAAGACGGTTGGCAACAACAACTCTATATTCGTGAAGCTCGGCGGATGATCGGCGAGTCGGTGATGACTCAGCACCATTGCCAAGGTCGCGAGGTTGCCGAACAACCCATCGCGTTGGCCGCTTACACAATGGATTCTCATCACGTCCAACGCTACCTCACGGACGATGGCTACGTGCTCAACGAAGGGGATGTCCAAGTCGGCGGCTTTTCGCCTTACCCGATCGATTACGGTTCGCTGACGCCCAAACAGGACCAATGTAATAACTTGCTCGTTCCGGTTTGTCTCAGCGCCAGCCATATGGCATTCGGTTCGATCCGGATGGAGCCCGTCTTTATGGTGCTCGGTCAATCCTCCGCTACCGCGGCGATGCAAGCGATCGAGTCGAACGTTGCCGTGCAGCAGATCGACTACGCAAAGCTGCGAGAACGTTTGCTCAAGGATCAACAAGTGCTGGAGTGGACCGGCCCGGTTCGCAGTTCAGCGGTGTCCGTCGACCCGAGCACGCTAAAGGGCATCGTGGTTGATGACTCGGAGGCCAAGAAGACGGGCTTTGTTGGGACTAGCCATATGGTCGGGCCGCATATCGCCGCGGGCTATGCCCATGACGGCAACTCCGACAAAGGGCATCAATCGGCTCGTTTTGAAGTAACGATCGAGAAGGCCGGTCGCTACGAAGTCCGCATCGCCTACACCGCGAATCCTAACCGGGCGACCAACGTGCCTGTGAAGGTGAAGCACGCCGGCGGCGAGAGCACGGTGAGTTTGAACCAACGCAAGCGGCCGAGTGATGGCGCGTTCGGTTCGATCGGTAAGTTTGACTTCACCGTTGGCACCGCCGAGATCGAAATTAGCAACCTCGATACCGACGGCCATGTCATCGCCGACGCCGTCCAATTGCTGCCCGTCGGCAAAGATTGATTCTCAAGACGTTCAACGTCGATGTCCATCTCTCCTCTCTCCCACGGCACCGCACGGCGCTGCCTCGAGGAGAGAGGAAGCGGACACGACACACCTTTCCAAGAACCGTAAGTTACCGACGCTCGCGTTCGGGGGCTTGCATCAGCCGACGCATTCGCTTTGCAATTGCGTTTTTCGATGTGTGTGCCGATGTGTGCCGAGCCGATGGCCCAGCAATTGGCCTCGTTTAGCCCAACGGTCACGTTTTCTACGGCGTTTCGGCTTTGACTTTGACCACGTACAAGGTGCCGGTGGCGCCACGTTGGACCGCTTCGGGTCGGTCGATATTCGCTTCGGAAACGGTAACCCAGGATTCGTGGTCGTTGAGCACCGTGACGCCGGAGTTCCCCAGTGTCGCGCCGCGTTCGGGAACGAGGACTCGTTCGGTCGCACGGGTCACGACCAACCGCTCGCGGTCCACTTGGGCGATGAACAACGGCGCGCGATGTCGGAAAACATGATCGTTGTCCGCGCCGCGGCGGGTGTAGACGAGAAACAATCCGCCACCGGCGGCGACCCAGTGCGCTTGCGTGTTGTAGCTGCCTAGGTCTTTGCCATCATCAAACGTCCAAGCTTTGGCCGGCCGGAATTTCAGCCCATCGTCGCTGACGCTGACATACGCTTTGAGATCATTGCGCATCGTTAAGTAGTAGCGTCCCTGGTCCGCGATCAGCGACGGTTCGTAGAGACCTCGCTTCACATCGAGTGAGAGCACATTGCCGTGTTCTCGATAGCTCAATTGATCGCCGTCAAAATCGCAACGAACGATCGTGCTCGAAAACGGCTGTTTCGCATCGACCCCGATATAAAACGGTAATAGCAATGTGCCATCGTCGTCCACGACCGCTTGAGCACACGCCGAACGGGCAAAGTTGAACGAGTCGATCTTGGGCATCTCAATGCGCCGCCACGGGGTCCATCGTTGTGTCGCGGGATCGTAAACCGCATACGCGGTTTGATGGGCACGCGGTTGGTCTTCCAATTGGGCTCCGGTGGAGCTGTAACGCACCTGGGCGCCGATTGCGATTAACTTGTTCGTCGGGGCGTGCCACAACGGTGTGACATCTGCCACGGCAATATTGACGTCACCGTCGGATACCCAATCGAGTGCACTAGCGAGCACCGGAGGTTGCCACGTTTTTCCCCGATCGTTCGATTGCATCGTGTAGGCGCCAGAAAAATAATCCGAGCGTCGCAGCAAACGCGATAGGATCATCAAAACCGATGGATCCCGATTCGGCTCGGCCGCCGAAGCGGGAATTGCGGCAGCCCGTGGATGGATCCAATACGAGCCATCCTCCGGACGCGTTCCCTCGCCGAGGGCCTCGGTCAGCTCGATGCGAAGCGGGACTCGCTTGTCCGCCGCAGTACACAGCGGTTTCAATACCGAGACCACTTGCGTGGCGATCTCTTGGTGCCCACGAGCGTTGGGGTGGCATCCATCGACGGTCCACTCGCTTAAATTCTGGCCACGTTGATGGGCGGCGGTCCAATGGCCATAGTGGTCGACCCATTTGAGATTGTTTTGCCGTGCCAGTGCACGACCACTTTCGATGAATGGCTCCAATGACGAATTGGGATTGTTGCCGATGCCATTGGGGCGGGCGGCATCAGCCCACCGTGGCGGAGTCATCAAAATGGGTTCAATGCCCTCGATCAATAACTGTTCGATGATCGCTTGCAGATTTTCGCGATACGCTGCGGTCGTCAACCGGCTCGTTTGTTTGCCCTGGTCGACGTAGCTGTCGTTGGTGCCGTACATCACGACCGCGAATTGTGGACGTCGCGAGATCACATCTCGCTTCAGTCGCCGGAGTGCTTGATCGGTGCGTTCACCCCCAATCCCAACGTTGGCAACCGTTATCTGCAGTCCCTGTTCCAACAGCATCGCTTGGACCTGCTGCGGAAATGTCTGCTCGGGCGACACTCCCGCGCGAACGCCTTTGGTAATCGAGTCGCCCATAAAGACAACGTCGACTTGAGGCAGCGGTGGATCGGCTTGCTGGCCATCCGCGTCCGCGGCACTCGCCACCGCGATGCTGAGTATTGACACGGTCATCAATGGCATTAGCCGCCAAAGCGAGCGATGCCAATGCAACAAAGCGGCATAGGATTTGAACATCATGGATCCAATTTTGCGAAGGAACAAAGTGAGCGAGGCGTGTCGGGCCATGATTCTCGAGGGAGACCCGCGAGCTACTCGCCAGGATTCAGCCTATTTACCAGGATTCGGCGCCACCGGTGCGATGATGCGTGATGCATGTTGCCGGTTGTGGTGGATCGTGTTGACCGCTTTGACCGCATCTTCAGGGAATTCCATCGTTAACGGTTTCCCGGTTTGAGGATTCGGCTCATAAAGCGGAGCCCCGGTGCTGGCGATCGTAACGCGAATGCGATGGCCCTTGTTAAAGATTTGGCTGATCCAACCTACTGGGAACGCGATTTTGTGTACTTCCCCAGGCTCCATCAGCACTTCCTTTTCAAAGCCGTCGCGATAGCGGGCGCGCCAGGGATAGTCGACAATTAAAATCGAGCGGCCATCGGGATACACGTCGCTGACGCGAACGATGACGTCGGTGTCACGAGCGGTCGATGACAGGTACAGCTCGGCTTGGATCCGGCCGGTCCATTCGGTGGGCTCGGTGAGTGGCTCGGTCGTAAAGGTGCGGACCTCCGCTTGCTGTTCGAATCCGCGGGCATCGCGTGCCCCAGGGAACGAGGATCCGGGAATCTTCATCGGGTTCCAGGGGTCGCTGATGTAGTCGGTCGAACTCGTTTCGGACTTTGGCAACGCGGCGGACAAGCCCCCTTCGGATTGCAAAAATATCGGGGTCAACGTCGACGGGGGAGGAAAATCTTGGGCCGATCGCCATTGGTTGCCTGGCGCCTCGGGCTCGTCGACCGCCCCCATCACGTAATAACGCACCGGCGGGTCATTCGTAACGCCGTTGTCTTCGCCCAGCAAATAATGACGAAACCAGCGAGCCATGTGATCGTCGCCGAGCCAACGGGCGTTCTCCGGATAGGTCAGTTCACCGACGCGGTTACGCTTGTTCGCTCCGCCATGCAACCAAGGGCCGATCACTAATTGTTGCTGGCCACGCGAGTTCTCGCCGCCATGATGTTGCCGCCCCTGAAAACTGGCAATCGATCCTTGGTTCATAAAGTCGTACCAGCTGCCGATCGTAAAGCAGGGAACGTTCATTTTGTCGAAATGACGAGAACTGTCCTCGGCTTGCCAATACTCATCGTAAGTCGGATGTTCAAACCACTCTCGCAGCAACCGCCGATTGTCCTGAGGGTCACGGCAAACCCGGTCCATCGATTTGAATCGTTCGGGACGCGTGATGCCGCCGATGCGATAGCCTTCTTCAAACAGACTCAGCCCGGTGTCGATCATGTACTGACAAACCAAATGAGGCGGCCGAGTGACGGCGAGATAGTTTTGGGCATACCCGGCTTGGGAACCTCCAAAGGTACCCACTTTGCCGGTGCACCATTCCTGGCTGGCAAGCCACTCGCAAGTGTCATAGCCGTCCCGCAGCTCTCCCCATTGCAAGCCGCGATAGCCCATATAGGCACCTTCGGAAAGTTGCGTGCCACGAAAGTTCACCAACGCGACCACAAAGCCGGCGTTGGAAAGTTTCGCAGCCGCTTGTCGTGATCCCTTGCCACGCAGATTCGAGTAGCGTTGTTCGAACACCGCCGGCCAAGGCCCTTCGCCGGCGGGAGTGTACAGATAGGCCGACAATCGTTTGCCGTCACGCATCGGGATCATGACGTGAGTCTCTCGAACGCCACCAAGATCGATGTCGTTCGGTTTACTGGTCGCGTCTTGAGCCGTCGCGGAACCAACGAGCATGAAAATGAACGCTGTCAGGGCCAGCCCATTTTGAATACGCCACTGAGCATTGCTACCGAGCATCATCCGATTTTGTTCCTTTGATCTTGCGACCCGTAAATTTATACAGAAAAAAAGGTGGCGGAGGAGCACAGGCCCCCGCCACCGATGATGGTCCCAAAATCATGATGGGAACCGTAAATTTCGGTTGTCATGCAGCGTCACTTCGTTTCGCCGCTTGACAACCGTCTTAACGCTAGACGTCTTGCCTATGGCTTAGGCGCTTCGCTTCTCAGGTAAGCGATCAAGTCGGCAATGTCCTGATGGCTCATGTCTTGCTCGAGTCCATCGGGCATCAGCGACTTGCCAGTGCTACGGATTTCCTCAAGCTCACTAC containing:
- a CDS encoding FAD-dependent oxidoreductase; its protein translation is MKKERLMRPILLPPSLAVLPRAVMRALMLLSCTVIAVALPQAKAAASTYDVVVYGGTSAGIAAAVQVRRMGGTVVVIEPSRRIGGLTTGGLGATDIGNKAAIGGIAHEFYRRIRQHYDNPASWRQQEREQFFASGHSRSSAQETAMWNFEPHVALAIMQAWVREHEIPVVYHQRLDRGGQSQPGQPSRGVQLDGPRIVAITMESGDVYRGRMFLDATYEGDLLAAAGVDYTIGRESNDRYKETLSGVQTRYAKYHQLLPGVDPYVIAGDAKSGLLPGIDRDGPGTEGSGDARVQAYCFRMCLTDDPENRIPFFKPDHYDAAQYELMLRNFEAGERGMPWINSGMPNRKTDTNNRTGFSTDFIGQNYDYPEASYEERDQIVAAHRLYQQGLMWTLANHSRVPDHIRNEVARWGTCRDEFEREDGWQQQLYIREARRMIGESVMTQHHCQGREVAEQPIALAAYTMDSHHVQRYLTDDGYVLNEGDVQVGGFSPYPIDYGSLTPKQDQCNNLLVPVCLSASHMAFGSIRMEPVFMVLGQSSATAAMQAIESNVAVQQIDYAKLRERLLKDQQVLEWTGPVRSSAVSVDPSTLKGIVVDDSEAKKTGFVGTSHMVGPHIAAGYAHDGNSDKGHQSARFEVTIEKAGRYEVRIAYTANPNRATNVPVKVKHAGGESTVSLNQRKRPSDGAFGSIGKFDFTVGTAEIEISNLDTDGHVIADAVQLLPVGKD
- a CDS encoding GDSL-type esterase/lipase family protein, yielding MMFKSYAALLHWHRSLWRLMPLMTVSILSIAVASAADADGQQADPPLPQVDVVFMGDSITKGVRAGVSPEQTFPQQVQAMLLEQGLQITVANVGIGGERTDQALRRLKRDVISRRPQFAVVMYGTNDSYVDQGKQTSRLTTAAYRENLQAIIEQLLIEGIEPILMTPPRWADAARPNGIGNNPNSSLEPFIESGRALARQNNLKWVDHYGHWTAAHQRGQNLSEWTVDGCHPNARGHQEIATQVVSVLKPLCTAADKRVPLRIELTEALGEGTRPEDGSYWIHPRAAAIPASAAEPNRDPSVLMILSRLLRRSDYFSGAYTMQSNDRGKTWQPPVLASALDWVSDGDVNIAVADVTPLWHAPTNKLIAIGAQVRYSSTGAQLEDQPRAHQTAYAVYDPATQRWTPWRRIEMPKIDSFNFARSACAQAVVDDDGTLLLPFYIGVDAKQPFSSTIVRCDFDGDQLSYREHGNVLSLDVKRGLYEPSLIADQGRYYLTMRNDLKAYVSVSDDGLKFRPAKAWTFDDGKDLGSYNTQAHWVAAGGGLFLVYTRRGADNDHVFRHRAPLFIAQVDRERLVVTRATERVLVPERGATLGNSGVTVLNDHESWVTVSEANIDRPEAVQRGATGTLYVVKVKAETP
- a CDS encoding CocE/NonD family hydrolase, producing MMLGSNAQWRIQNGLALTAFIFMLVGSATAQDATSKPNDIDLGGVRETHVMIPMRDGKRLSAYLYTPAGEGPWPAVFEQRYSNLRGKGSRQAAAKLSNAGFVVALVNFRGTQLSEGAYMGYRGLQWGELRDGYDTCEWLASQEWCTGKVGTFGGSQAGYAQNYLAVTRPPHLVCQYMIDTGLSLFEEGYRIGGITRPERFKSMDRVCRDPQDNRRLLREWFEHPTYDEYWQAEDSSRHFDKMNVPCFTIGSWYDFMNQGSIASFQGRQHHGGENSRGQQQLVIGPWLHGGANKRNRVGELTYPENARWLGDDHMARWFRHYLLGEDNGVTNDPPVRYYVMGAVDEPEAPGNQWRSAQDFPPPSTLTPIFLQSEGGLSAALPKSETSSTDYISDPWNPMKIPGSSFPGARDARGFEQQAEVRTFTTEPLTEPTEWTGRIQAELYLSSTARDTDVIVRVSDVYPDGRSILIVDYPWRARYRDGFEKEVLMEPGEVHKIAFPVGWISQIFNKGHRIRVTIASTGAPLYEPNPQTGKPLTMEFPEDAVKAVNTIHHNRQHASRIIAPVAPNPGK